The genomic stretch GACCCCAGGACTGAGCCGGCCTCGGATGACACCGGAGCTTGCGGCCAGAGCACGAAATCGCCAATGTGAACTCGGCCCTCTCTCGCCCACTGCCAACCGAGATAGACCAACCCGATAAACAGAAAGACGAGCGCCCGTCGCGGACCTCTGCTGCCACGCCATGCCATCACGCGGAGTCTACCGGCTGGACCTGCAAGCCGAACGGCCCTCGTGTGACGATTTGGGTTACAATGCCCGCGATCCCGGCCCAGGAAAACAATCGATCCCCAAGGGAGGGGGAAAGGAGACGGCATGAATTGGACCAAGGCTCTATTGGCAGGCCTCGTTGGGGGCGTGCTCGCGACCCTGGCCGACTACGTCACGCACGGCATGATTCTGCGCAATACCTACATGAAGTACCCGGAGGTCTTCAGCCAGACGCAGGCTAGTCCCGTGTACTTTTTCGCGACGGCCATTCTCATCGCTTGCTTCGCGGCGGTGCTCTTCGCGAAGACGCGCAAATGCTGGGCCGACGGCTGGAAGGGCGGCGCGACCTTCGGCTTCTACCTCGGTCTGGTCTTCTTCTTCTCGAACTTCTACTCGGCCCTGGTGATCGAGGGCTTTCCCTACTTCTTGAGCTGGTGCCATGGCGGCAGCTCGCTGATCGCCGTCACGATCATGGGGCTGGGCCTCGGCCTGGTTTACAGGAGCTAGAGCCGGACAAGGAACGATCGGTCAGGCTGTCCGGGCTTCCCGGGCCGCCTCGGCAAAGCGTCGAACCACGTCTCCGGCGGGCTCGATGCCGGTCACACCAGCTACGCTCTTTCCTGCCTGCCAGTAGTCCTTGGTTCCCTGCTCGTCCAGTGACGCGCGTTTGAGCTGCCACAGAGACTTCAGGGCATAGATCGTTCTCATCCAGTGCTTGCGCCTGCGGCCGCGCAGCATCCAGCGGGCGAAAGCACCGGCCTCGAGCCCCATGCGCTCGATGTACGGGGTCCTGATCACCGAAACCGGCACACCCGTGATCCGGTCACTCAGCACGATGTCGTCCTCGTCTGCGTCCACGATCGCTTGTTTGTAGGGCTGTGCCGAAGCACACTCGGTCGTCGCAATGAAGCGAGTTCCCATCTGCACGCCCGCGTAGCCGAT from bacterium encodes the following:
- a CDS encoding DUF1761 domain-containing protein, whose product is MNWTKALLAGLVGGVLATLADYVTHGMILRNTYMKYPEVFSQTQASPVYFFATAILIACFAAVLFAKTRKCWADGWKGGATFGFYLGLVFFFSNFYSALVIEGFPYFLSWCHGGSSLIAVTIMGLGLGLVYRS